A genomic region of Ensifer sp. PDNC004 contains the following coding sequences:
- a CDS encoding 5-oxoprolinase subunit PxpA, with protein MLDVVDINCDMGEAFGRWHIGDTDDATLMALISSANIAAGFHAGDPNLMDETVRLAAEHGVGIGAHPGYRDLQGFGRRRIAGTARELVNDIVYQVGAIREFARRHGTSLQHVKPHGALYMEMAVNRELSQIFLQYMRTVAPTAFVFCMAGSETDIAAREVGQAVIREFYADRDYDDSGSIVFTRDAGRPDPAAIARKVVRACKEGRVRTVTGSDIEIAFESVCFHSDTLGALDIVRRMREALAAEGIRIAPVSQLKVG; from the coding sequence TTGCTCGACGTCGTCGACATCAACTGTGACATGGGAGAAGCCTTCGGTCGCTGGCACATAGGCGACACGGACGATGCGACGCTCATGGCGCTGATCAGCTCCGCCAACATTGCCGCGGGCTTCCACGCCGGGGATCCCAATCTGATGGACGAGACCGTGCGGCTTGCCGCCGAGCATGGCGTCGGCATTGGGGCGCACCCGGGTTACCGTGACTTGCAGGGCTTCGGTCGTCGCAGGATCGCCGGCACCGCACGCGAACTGGTCAACGATATCGTCTACCAGGTGGGTGCCATCCGCGAATTTGCAAGACGGCACGGCACCAGCCTGCAGCATGTGAAGCCGCACGGCGCGCTTTACATGGAGATGGCGGTCAACCGCGAACTCTCCCAGATCTTCCTGCAATATATGCGCACGGTGGCACCGACCGCCTTCGTCTTCTGCATGGCCGGTTCGGAGACGGACATCGCCGCACGCGAAGTCGGGCAGGCGGTCATACGCGAGTTCTATGCCGATCGCGACTACGACGACAGTGGTTCGATCGTCTTTACCCGCGATGCCGGGCGTCCCGACCCGGCCGCGATCGCACGCAAGGTGGTGCGCGCCTGCAAGGAAGGGCGCGTGCGCACCGTGACCGGCAGCGACATCGAGATCGCGTTCGAATCCGTCTGTTTCCATTCCGATACGCTCGGCGCACTCGATATCGTGCGCCGCATGCGGGAAGCGCTTGCGGCGGAGGGTATCCGCATCGCTCCTGTTTCACAGCTTAAAGTGGGGTGA